From the genome of Aricia agestis chromosome 9, ilAriAges1.1, whole genome shotgun sequence, one region includes:
- the LOC121730066 gene encoding voltage-dependent calcium channel subunit alpha-2/delta-3 isoform X4, with translation MCNRVGIVLSLLLFLSLESRDCSASSQYDAVNKISLNTVQGWAVKLGTELYHFGEFITRKKEVQDSFKSAQIESRDGEKLVQSMADDIRGMMELKISAVKRIVEAAENMAFDKQNEPVPEDYQFYNSKEMEDLYEDLSMTTTPEPEFNMENWIIRPPSKNAHLLQNPHFSNIPVNINFSSVHVPTNVYAWATEVIKGIHWSEGLDTHFMNNYQSDPTLSWQYFGSSTGFMRHYPAMKWRADPVDIYDCRTRAWYMEAAASPKDVVILVDRSGSMTGQRRDIAKHVVTNILDTLGNNDFVSVMTFADTVEEIVPCFEDSLVQATLANLRELKLALDNFETNEIANFSAALTRAFELLEIYRNNSGGANCNQAIMLVTDGVPYNYKELYERYNWKYDTPVRVFTYLIGREVKVADVREVKWMACANRGYYVHLSTLAEVRERVLEHVNVLARPLVLQREKHPVVWTPVYANVTDPKVADYLWEQRERAEQKERFMSQRRDKVLFNSEKEQNRRWKITQMKQGQYSELGNSRYQLMTSVSMPVYDLRHNENITENVLINEAYWVSVTKEMRIARLLGVAGTDVPLSEIQALMTPYKVGVNGYAFMVTNNGYILIHPDLRPVFQQILKPSYNSVDMIEVELFDDDRSPRNFSKELTALRKEIIDQKTGNKAMNVKYHMDDMKRVGRGKKHYYWTGISDSPFTLVVTIPENYGRHRITPPPTDDIHRLSLTSKNISALQYLSDNWSVHPDWLYCRHYERTFSTPEEELLYFLERVAKPGWRWPAKPRPPEHHKNKGHERHNEGTLEARERKSSNPPPRNEYYCDHGLMQALVYDARNTAWFNKSISESASDEKAPLTKVIGLLPRAEFIQRFGYIVAFLATHSGLTRWQMHPPKEHNDKPQFGKQWPRAIDEVWYRRAVEQHGVDPLSYVYSVDMSTDRSPLNVSAAVVTAAHAVFHGDGHRKAPAAVVGFQFKHERLSEWFENITSSCEHNKCVTCMNNNWECYLVDNNGWVIVSKETKHTGQFFGKIRPDIMMKLVEDEVFKTVHIVDYQAVCFREKKTTNPATMLLTPLENLRLIMVWILSTTMWFYNSITVGLSQASSYPFDYEYVTPTVAYQNYENDDETDDPNVSKPPPRILERDFEKLVLINRTRPTPCDREMYLYQLDYKNLDEKLNKPAKECERPFYAQVVNYTNMLLVVVDALCSVKEGVMLPSIDATEVQYNESLPCLKHMHPLYRKQPTSCIRNHTEESNVQMCGRGCLIQQSIILIISCLILVLNLFT, from the exons ATGTGCAACCGCGTCGGTATAGTCTTATCGTTGCTTCTTTTTTTGTCCCTCGAATCCAGGGATTGTTCCGCGAGTTCACAATATGATGCCGTCAATAAAATATCTCTCAATAC CGTTCAAGGATGGGCAGTTAAACTTGGAACGGAACTTTATCATTTTGGCGAATTCATCACCAGAAAAAAGGAAGTTCAAGAC AGTTTTAAATCAGCTCAAATCGAATCAAGAGATGGAGAAAAGCTGGTACAGAGTATGGCCGATGATATTCGAGGCATGATGGAACTTAAAATAAGTGCTGTAAAACGTATAGTAGAAGCCGCCGAAAATATGGCGTTTGATAAACAAAATGAACCTGTACCTGAAGATTATCAATTCTATAATAGTAAAGAAATGGAAGATTTATACGAAGACCTATCAATGACTACGACGCCTGAACCAGAATTTAATATGGAGAATTGGATTATACGACCTCCATCGAAGAATGCCCACTTACTTCAGAATCCACACTTTTCAAATATACCAGTCAACATAAATTTTAGTAGCGTTCACGTACCGACAAATGTTTATGCGTGGG CGACTGAAGTAATTAAAGGTATTCATTGGTCAGAAGGATTAGATACACATTTCATGAACAATTACCAAAGTGATCCGACATTATCATGGCAGTATTTTGGTAGTTCAACTGGATTCATGAGACACTATCCCG caaTGAAGTGGCGTGCAGATCCAGTTGATATTTACGATTGTCGGACAAGAGCTTGGTATATGGAAGCGGCTGCCAGTCCCAAAGATGTAGTTATCTTAGTAGATAGAAGCGGATCTATGACTGGACAAAGAAGAGATATAGCTAAACATGTAGTAACAAATATTTTGGATACATTAGGAAATAATGATTTTGTCAGCGTCATGACATTTGCTGACACCGTAGAAGAAATTGTACCATGTTTCGAAGATTCCttagtgcaa GCGACATTAGCAAATCTGCGGGAACTCAAACTTGCTTTGGACAATTTCGAAACAAACGAAATAGCAAATTTCTCTGCAGCGTTAACAAGGGCCTTCGAACTTCTTGAAATTTACAGAAACAATAGCGGTGGCGCCAACTGCAATCAG GCTATAATGCTTGTTACGGATGGCGTTCCCTATAACTATAAGGAACTATACGAGAGATATAATTGGAAATACGACACTCCAGTAAGGGTGTTCACGTACCTGATAGGTCGCGAGGTAAAG GTGGCTGACGTAAGAGAGGTGAAGTGGATGGCCTGTGCTAATAGGGGATACTACGTGCATCTAAGTACGTTAGCTGAAGTACGGGAGAGAGTGCTGGAACACGTGAACGTGCTCGCTCGACCTTTGGTACTGCAGAGGGAGAAGCATCCAGTTGTATGGACACCAGTTTACGCGAATGTGACG GATCCAAAAGTAGCAGATTACTTGTGGGAGCAGCGGGAAAGAGCAGAACAGAAGGAACGTTTTATGAGCCAACGCCGGGATAAAGTGCTGTTCAACTCTGAAAAAGAACAAAATCGTAGATGGAAAATAACGCAG ATGAAGCAGGGTCAGTATAGTGAACTTGGAAATTCACGGTACCAACTTATGACTTCAGTATCAATGCCGGTTTACGATTTGCGACACAACGAG AACATCACAGAGAATGTACTGATAAATGAAGCTTACTGGGTATCCGTTACGAAAGAG ATGAGAATTGCTAGGTTATTAGGCGTCGCTGGGACCGATGTCCCGCTATCGGAAATACAAGCCTTGATGACACCCTACAAG GTAGGAGTGAATGGATATGCTTTCATGGTTACAAATAACGGATACATATTAATACACCCGGACTTGAGACCAGTG TTTCAGCAAATCTTGAAACCTAGTTACAACAGCGTGGACATGATAGAGGTGGAATTATTCGATGACGATAGAAGTCCGAGAAATTTCAGCAAAGAGCTTACTGCA CTCAGGAAAGAAATAATTGACCAGAAAACTGGAAATAAAGCAATGAATGTAAAATATCATATGGATGACATG AAAAGAGTCGGTCGCGGTAAGAAGCACTACTACTGGACGGGCATCAGCGACTCACCGTTCACTCTAGTGGTGACCATTCCGGAGAACTACGGCCGGCACCGCATCACGCCGCCACCCACTGACGACATACACAGACTCTCACTCACCTCCAAGAACATATCTGCCCTGCAATACCTGTCTGACAACTGGAGCGTTCATCCTGATTG GCTTTACTGTCGCCACTACGAGCGAACCTTCTCAACACCTGAAGAGGAATTGCTATACTTCCTAGAAAGAGTAGCAAAACCGGGGTGGAGATGGCCAGCAAAACCGAGACCTCCTGAGCATCATAAGAACAAAGGCCACGAACGGCATAACGAAG gaACCCTAGAAGCACGCGAGAGGAAATCATCCAACCCACCTCCACGTAATGAATATtact GTGACCACGGGCTGATGCAAGCTCTTGTGTACGACGCGAGGAACACAGCATGGTTTAACAAAAGCATTTCAGAATCAGCATCAGATGAGAAAGc CCCTTTGACAAAAGTGATTGGACTCCTACCAAG AGCGGAATTCATTCAGCGGTTCGGTTACATCGTGGCGTTCCTGGCGACGCACAGCGGCCTCACTCGCTGGCAAATGCATCCGCCAAAGGAACACAATGACAA GCCGCAATTCGGGAAGCAGTGGCCGCGTGCGATCGACGAGGTGTGGTACCGGCGCGCGGTGGAGCAACACGGCGTGGACCCTCTGAGTTATGTGTACAGCGTCGACATGAGCACCGACAGATCACCACTCAACGTGAGCGCGGCGGTGGTGACGGCGGCGCACGCGGTGTTCCACGGTGATGGCCACCGGAAGGCCCCGGCTGCTGTCGTCGGCTTCCAGTTCAAACACGAACGCCTCAGCGAGTGGTTCGAGAATATCACTTCGTCG TGCGAACACAACAAGTGCGTCACTTGCATGAACAACAACTGGGAGTGCTACTTGGTGGATAACAACGGATGGGTGATTGTCAGCAAGGAAACCAAACACACCGGACAGTTCTTTGGAAAG ATACGTCCCGACATCATGATGAAGTTGGTAGAGGACGAAGTATTCAAAACGGTCCACATCGTTGACTATCAAGCGGTCTGCTTCAGGGAGAAGAAGACGACAAATCCAGCGACTATGCTACTGACG CCGCTGGAAAATCTTCGTCTGATCATGGTATGGATACTAAGCACGACAATGTGGTTCTACAACTCTATCACGGTAGGCCTCAGCCAGGCCTCGAGTTACCCGTTCGACTATG AGTATGTTACACCCACTG TTGCGTACCAGAACTACGAAAACGACGACGAAACGGACGACCCGAACGTATCGAAACCACCACCGAGGATCCTAGAACGAGACTTCGAGAAGCTGGTCTTAATAAACCGAACGAGGCCGACACCTTGCGACCGGGAGATGTATCTCTACCAGTTGGACTACAAGAATTTGGATGAGAAGCTCAACAAACCGGCTAAGGAGTGCGAGAGACCGTTCTACGCTCAGGTCGTGAACTACACCAATATGTTGCTGGTGGTCGTAGACGCGCTCTGTTCGGTGAAGGAGGGGGTCATGCTACCGTCGATAGACGCGACCGAAGTTCAGTACAATGAGTCGCTGCCCTGCTTGAAGCACATGCATCCGCTGTACAGAAAACAACCTACGTCGTGTATAAGAAATCATACGGAG GAAAGCAACGTTCAAATGTGCGGTCGCGGCTGCCTGATACAACAgagtataattttaattatttcctgTCTGATTTTAGTACtcaatttatttacataa
- the LOC121730066 gene encoding voltage-dependent calcium channel subunit alpha-2/delta-3 isoform X5: MCNRVGIVLSLLLFLSLESRDCSASSQYDAVNKISLNTVQGWAVKLGTELYHFGEFITRKKEVQDSFKSAQIESRDGEKLVQSMADDIRGMMELKISAVKRIVEAAENMAFDKQNEPVPEDYQFYNSKEMEDLYEDLSMTTTPEPEFNMENWIIRPPSKNAHLLQNPHFSNIPVNINFSSVHVPTNVYAWATEVIKGIHWSEGLDTHFMNNYQSDPTLSWQYFGSSTGFMRHYPAMKWRADPVDIYDCRTRAWYMEAAASPKDVVILVDRSGSMTGQRRDIAKHVVTNILDTLGNNDFVSVMTFADTVEEIVPCFEDSLVQATLANLRELKLALDNFETNEIANFSAALTRAFELLEIYRNNSGGANCNQAIMLVTDGVPYNYKELYERYNWKYDTPVRVFTYLIGREVKVADVREVKWMACANRGYYVHLSTLAEVRERVLEHVNVLARPLVLQREKHPVVWTPVYANVTDPKVADYLWEQRERAEQKERFMSQRRDKVLFNSEKEQNRRWKITQMKQGQYSELGNSRYQLMTSVSMPVYDLRHNENITENVLINEAYWVSVTKESVEENGQREMRIARLLGVAGTDVPLSEIQALMTPYKVGVNGYAFMVTNNGYILIHPDLRPVFQQILKPSYNSVDMIEVELFDDDRSPRNFSKELTALRKEIIDQKTGNKAMNVKYHMDDMKRVGRGKKHYYWTGISDSPFTLVVTIPENYGRHRITPPPTDDIHRLSLTSKNISALQYLSDNWSVHPDWLYCRHYERTFSTPEEELLYFLERVAKPGWRWPAKPRPPEHHKNKGHERHNEGTLEARERKSSNPPPRNEYYCDHGLMQALVYDARNTAWFNKSISESASDEKAAEFIQRFGYIVAFLATHSGLTRWQMHPPKEHNDKPQFGKQWPRAIDEVWYRRAVEQHGVDPLSYVYSVDMSTDRSPLNVSAAVVTAAHAVFHGDGHRKAPAAVVGFQFKHERLSEWFENITSSCEHNKCVTCMNNNWECYLVDNNGWVIVSKETKHTGQFFGKIRPDIMMKLVEDEVFKTVHIVDYQAVCFREKKTTNPATMLLTPLENLRLIMVWILSTTMWFYNSITVGLSQASSYPFDYEYVTPTVAYQNYENDDETDDPNVSKPPPRILERDFEKLVLINRTRPTPCDREMYLYQLDYKNLDEKLNKPAKECERPFYAQVVNYTNMLLVVVDALCSVKEGVMLPSIDATEVQYNESLPCLKHMHPLYRKQPTSCIRNHTEESNVQMCGRGCLIQQSIILIISCLILVLNLFT, encoded by the exons ATGTGCAACCGCGTCGGTATAGTCTTATCGTTGCTTCTTTTTTTGTCCCTCGAATCCAGGGATTGTTCCGCGAGTTCACAATATGATGCCGTCAATAAAATATCTCTCAATAC CGTTCAAGGATGGGCAGTTAAACTTGGAACGGAACTTTATCATTTTGGCGAATTCATCACCAGAAAAAAGGAAGTTCAAGAC AGTTTTAAATCAGCTCAAATCGAATCAAGAGATGGAGAAAAGCTGGTACAGAGTATGGCCGATGATATTCGAGGCATGATGGAACTTAAAATAAGTGCTGTAAAACGTATAGTAGAAGCCGCCGAAAATATGGCGTTTGATAAACAAAATGAACCTGTACCTGAAGATTATCAATTCTATAATAGTAAAGAAATGGAAGATTTATACGAAGACCTATCAATGACTACGACGCCTGAACCAGAATTTAATATGGAGAATTGGATTATACGACCTCCATCGAAGAATGCCCACTTACTTCAGAATCCACACTTTTCAAATATACCAGTCAACATAAATTTTAGTAGCGTTCACGTACCGACAAATGTTTATGCGTGGG CGACTGAAGTAATTAAAGGTATTCATTGGTCAGAAGGATTAGATACACATTTCATGAACAATTACCAAAGTGATCCGACATTATCATGGCAGTATTTTGGTAGTTCAACTGGATTCATGAGACACTATCCCG caaTGAAGTGGCGTGCAGATCCAGTTGATATTTACGATTGTCGGACAAGAGCTTGGTATATGGAAGCGGCTGCCAGTCCCAAAGATGTAGTTATCTTAGTAGATAGAAGCGGATCTATGACTGGACAAAGAAGAGATATAGCTAAACATGTAGTAACAAATATTTTGGATACATTAGGAAATAATGATTTTGTCAGCGTCATGACATTTGCTGACACCGTAGAAGAAATTGTACCATGTTTCGAAGATTCCttagtgcaa GCGACATTAGCAAATCTGCGGGAACTCAAACTTGCTTTGGACAATTTCGAAACAAACGAAATAGCAAATTTCTCTGCAGCGTTAACAAGGGCCTTCGAACTTCTTGAAATTTACAGAAACAATAGCGGTGGCGCCAACTGCAATCAG GCTATAATGCTTGTTACGGATGGCGTTCCCTATAACTATAAGGAACTATACGAGAGATATAATTGGAAATACGACACTCCAGTAAGGGTGTTCACGTACCTGATAGGTCGCGAGGTAAAG GTGGCTGACGTAAGAGAGGTGAAGTGGATGGCCTGTGCTAATAGGGGATACTACGTGCATCTAAGTACGTTAGCTGAAGTACGGGAGAGAGTGCTGGAACACGTGAACGTGCTCGCTCGACCTTTGGTACTGCAGAGGGAGAAGCATCCAGTTGTATGGACACCAGTTTACGCGAATGTGACG GATCCAAAAGTAGCAGATTACTTGTGGGAGCAGCGGGAAAGAGCAGAACAGAAGGAACGTTTTATGAGCCAACGCCGGGATAAAGTGCTGTTCAACTCTGAAAAAGAACAAAATCGTAGATGGAAAATAACGCAG ATGAAGCAGGGTCAGTATAGTGAACTTGGAAATTCACGGTACCAACTTATGACTTCAGTATCAATGCCGGTTTACGATTTGCGACACAACGAG AACATCACAGAGAATGTACTGATAAATGAAGCTTACTGGGTATCCGTTACGAAAGAG TCCGTAGAGGAGAACGGCCAGAGAGAG ATGAGAATTGCTAGGTTATTAGGCGTCGCTGGGACCGATGTCCCGCTATCGGAAATACAAGCCTTGATGACACCCTACAAG GTAGGAGTGAATGGATATGCTTTCATGGTTACAAATAACGGATACATATTAATACACCCGGACTTGAGACCAGTG TTTCAGCAAATCTTGAAACCTAGTTACAACAGCGTGGACATGATAGAGGTGGAATTATTCGATGACGATAGAAGTCCGAGAAATTTCAGCAAAGAGCTTACTGCA CTCAGGAAAGAAATAATTGACCAGAAAACTGGAAATAAAGCAATGAATGTAAAATATCATATGGATGACATG AAAAGAGTCGGTCGCGGTAAGAAGCACTACTACTGGACGGGCATCAGCGACTCACCGTTCACTCTAGTGGTGACCATTCCGGAGAACTACGGCCGGCACCGCATCACGCCGCCACCCACTGACGACATACACAGACTCTCACTCACCTCCAAGAACATATCTGCCCTGCAATACCTGTCTGACAACTGGAGCGTTCATCCTGATTG GCTTTACTGTCGCCACTACGAGCGAACCTTCTCAACACCTGAAGAGGAATTGCTATACTTCCTAGAAAGAGTAGCAAAACCGGGGTGGAGATGGCCAGCAAAACCGAGACCTCCTGAGCATCATAAGAACAAAGGCCACGAACGGCATAACGAAG gaACCCTAGAAGCACGCGAGAGGAAATCATCCAACCCACCTCCACGTAATGAATATtact GTGACCACGGGCTGATGCAAGCTCTTGTGTACGACGCGAGGAACACAGCATGGTTTAACAAAAGCATTTCAGAATCAGCATCAGATGAGAAAGc AGCGGAATTCATTCAGCGGTTCGGTTACATCGTGGCGTTCCTGGCGACGCACAGCGGCCTCACTCGCTGGCAAATGCATCCGCCAAAGGAACACAATGACAA GCCGCAATTCGGGAAGCAGTGGCCGCGTGCGATCGACGAGGTGTGGTACCGGCGCGCGGTGGAGCAACACGGCGTGGACCCTCTGAGTTATGTGTACAGCGTCGACATGAGCACCGACAGATCACCACTCAACGTGAGCGCGGCGGTGGTGACGGCGGCGCACGCGGTGTTCCACGGTGATGGCCACCGGAAGGCCCCGGCTGCTGTCGTCGGCTTCCAGTTCAAACACGAACGCCTCAGCGAGTGGTTCGAGAATATCACTTCGTCG TGCGAACACAACAAGTGCGTCACTTGCATGAACAACAACTGGGAGTGCTACTTGGTGGATAACAACGGATGGGTGATTGTCAGCAAGGAAACCAAACACACCGGACAGTTCTTTGGAAAG ATACGTCCCGACATCATGATGAAGTTGGTAGAGGACGAAGTATTCAAAACGGTCCACATCGTTGACTATCAAGCGGTCTGCTTCAGGGAGAAGAAGACGACAAATCCAGCGACTATGCTACTGACG CCGCTGGAAAATCTTCGTCTGATCATGGTATGGATACTAAGCACGACAATGTGGTTCTACAACTCTATCACGGTAGGCCTCAGCCAGGCCTCGAGTTACCCGTTCGACTATG AGTATGTTACACCCACTG TTGCGTACCAGAACTACGAAAACGACGACGAAACGGACGACCCGAACGTATCGAAACCACCACCGAGGATCCTAGAACGAGACTTCGAGAAGCTGGTCTTAATAAACCGAACGAGGCCGACACCTTGCGACCGGGAGATGTATCTCTACCAGTTGGACTACAAGAATTTGGATGAGAAGCTCAACAAACCGGCTAAGGAGTGCGAGAGACCGTTCTACGCTCAGGTCGTGAACTACACCAATATGTTGCTGGTGGTCGTAGACGCGCTCTGTTCGGTGAAGGAGGGGGTCATGCTACCGTCGATAGACGCGACCGAAGTTCAGTACAATGAGTCGCTGCCCTGCTTGAAGCACATGCATCCGCTGTACAGAAAACAACCTACGTCGTGTATAAGAAATCATACGGAG GAAAGCAACGTTCAAATGTGCGGTCGCGGCTGCCTGATACAACAgagtataattttaattatttcctgTCTGATTTTAGTACtcaatttatttacataa